GGCCTCGCTCTGGGCGATCTCGTTCTCGTGGTGGGGAAAGACCAGATCCTGGCCGCCGACGTGGATGTCCAGCGTCTCGTCCAGATGGGTCATGCTCATCGCCGAGCACTCGATGTGCCAGCCCGGCCGCCCCTCGCCCCACGGTGAGTCCCAGGTCTCGGCGGTCTCGCAGGCCTCTTCGGCGGGTGCGGCCTCGGGATGCTGATGGTCCTCGATCTCCTCAGGACCGACACCGCCGGCCTTCCAGAGCGCGAAGTCCGCGGGATTGCGCTTTTCGGACTGTTCGGACTCGTCGCCCTGTGCCTCCAGTTCCTCGACGTCCTGATTGGAGAGCTTGCCGTACTCCTCGAAGGAAGTCACGTCGAAGTAGACCGACCCGTTCGATTCGTAGGCGTGTCCCGTCTCGATCAGCGTCTCGACGAGGTCGATGATCTCGGGGACGTGCTCCGAAACTCGGGGGTAAACCTCTGCGCGCTGAAGATTGAGGCCCCGCATGGCCTGGATGACCTCCTGGATATAGGATTCAGCGACGTCGGCCTCGCTGTCGCCGTCCTCGCCGACGCGGGCGACGATCTTCTCGTTGATGTCAGTGAAGTTCTCGACGTGGTGGACGCTAAAGCCGAGCCAGCGCAGCCAGCGGGCCATAACGTCGACGTGGACCCATCCCCGGGCGTGGCCCAGGTGGGGCGGGTCCGAGACCGTGAGCCCGCAGTAGTAGAGCCGAACCGTGTCGGGGTCTTCGGGTTCGAAGGGCTCGCGCGCGCCGGTCAGCGTGTTACTCACGCGGAGTGTCATTGCCCGTCACTACGCGAGCCAGCGTTTCAATCCGTCGGAGTCGGGTTTGGCCACAGGCCTTTTTCGGTCGGGACTGCAGACCCGAGTATGACTACTCCCGACGTCACCGAGCACGCGGATACCGCAAAGGAAGCTGGCAAGTCCGCCTACAGGTCGATCCTCGACGTGATCCTGACGGGAATCGTCGTCATCGTCCCGCTGGTCATCACAATCTACGTCCTCAAGATGGCCTTCGACTTCGTCGCGAGCGCGCTCAAACCGTTCATCCAGCTCCTCCGATACGGCGGGCTGATCGAGAGCGTCAAAGAGTGGGGCTTCGTGGACTTCCTGCTGACGGTCGGCATCTACACGAACGTCGTCGACTTCGTCACCGAGGTCACGGCGCTGTTCATCCTGATCTGTATCGTCGTCGGCGTCGGTCTGCTAGCTCGCAATCGCTACGGTGAGCAACTCATCGACTACTTCGACGCCATCATCGGCGCGATTCCCGCCGTCGGCTCGATCTACGGGAGTTTCCGCCGGATGGGCGACGCCATGCTCGAGAGTAGCGTCGACAACTTTCAGGAAGTCGTTCTGG
The Halapricum salinum genome window above contains:
- the cysS gene encoding cysteine--tRNA ligase — translated: MTLRVSNTLTGAREPFEPEDPDTVRLYYCGLTVSDPPHLGHARGWVHVDVMARWLRWLGFSVHHVENFTDINEKIVARVGEDGDSEADVAESYIQEVIQAMRGLNLQRAEVYPRVSEHVPEIIDLVETLIETGHAYESNGSVYFDVTSFEEYGKLSNQDVEELEAQGDESEQSEKRNPADFALWKAGGVGPEEIEDHQHPEAAPAEEACETAETWDSPWGEGRPGWHIECSAMSMTHLDETLDIHVGGQDLVFPHHENEIAQSEAATGQRFANYWLHVRLLETKGEKMSSSLGNFETVQEAIENYGTDVVRTFLLSTAYHNSAVYGEDTIQEAIERFDRLERGYERAVEACDSVDARTKVEDSDLRDAVESAREEFEAAMNDDFNTRAAMAALLDLVGAVNTHADSHAEYDYRGLREAIETIEEFAGGIFGLSLGGADGGNVELAQDVVDLVLDIREREREAGNYERADELRDELEALGVEVQDTDEGPVARLE
- a CDS encoding DUF502 domain-containing protein — protein: MTTPDVTEHADTAKEAGKSAYRSILDVILTGIVVIVPLVITIYVLKMAFDFVASALKPFIQLLRYGGLIESVKEWGFVDFLLTVGIYTNVVDFVTEVTALFILICIVVGVGLLARNRYGEQLIDYFDAIIGAIPAVGSIYGSFRRMGDAMLESSVDNFQEVVLVEFPYDDVYVMGFKTSEAAVPIAAAAGERDVETLFLPLAPNPVMGGFLAHIPAERVSTVDMTVDEAVSTIITSGIATESPDGQKYRDLSDEELAEMREVTVPTDDDSTPQSDSDDE